One region of Syntrophobacter fumaroxidans MPOB genomic DNA includes:
- a CDS encoding DUF2889 domain-containing protein encodes MDIFQRSIHLNAKKTDDDHLQVAGSLLDLEHSFHLELTVRVSTHTIVAATASMSKAPLTLCYSVLGSLDQLKGLSIERGIIKEIRSRLGGPKGCTHLIELLNDALRFTSMLLIGEAAGYGSRLGEDLSEEEIIAQGKKRLRNTCFVFAEEQGECPGSNLHN; translated from the coding sequence ATGGATATTTTTCAGCGAAGCATTCATCTGAACGCGAAAAAGACCGATGATGATCACCTTCAGGTTGCGGGCTCACTGTTGGACCTTGAACACTCGTTCCATCTGGAGCTCACGGTTCGGGTCTCGACACATACGATCGTGGCGGCCACAGCGTCGATGAGCAAGGCGCCGCTCACCCTCTGCTATTCCGTTCTGGGGAGTCTCGACCAGCTGAAGGGTCTGTCCATCGAACGAGGAATCATCAAGGAAATACGTTCCCGGCTCGGGGGGCCGAAGGGTTGCACCCACCTCATAGAGCTTCTCAACGATGCCCTGAGATTCACGTCCATGCTGCTCATCGGGGAAGCCGCGGGCTACGGGTCCAGGTTGGGAGAGGACCTCTCGGAAGAAGAGATCATCGCCCAAGGCAAGAAAAGGCTTCGCAACACCTGCTTCGTGTTTGCCGAGGAGCAGGGGGAGTGCCCGGGATCAAACCTGCACAATTGA
- a CDS encoding adenylate/guanylate cyclase domain-containing protein, translated as MGTNGFKRKLAAILSADVAGYSRLMGEDEAATVRTLEAYRRVISDLIQQHRGRVVDSPGDNILAEFVSVVDAVQCAVSAQKEIQARNTELPENRRMQFRIGINLGDVIEEGDRIYGDGVNIAARLESLADPGGICVSKTAFEHIESKLPLGYEYLGEQTVKNIAKPICAYKVQMERRVTVKDHAEAKSKGGTWHRPLIVALAGVLLITVVAAALWQFDFLPVRTRVDDTTVQRMAFPLPDKPSIAVMPFVNMTGEQSQDFFCDGLSESLIAALSRVPELFVIGRDSTFIYKGRAAPMRQVSEDLGVRYVLEGSVQRAGDRVRVTAQLIDALKGHHLWSERYDRNVKDIFELQDEISMKILTELRVKITEGEAARILPKGTNNLQAYLKVLEGEWYRNQNNKEANNVAKRLYHEAVELDPAYAMAYVGLARAQGFDVWLGASKSPKETLADAMKSARKAIELDDSSAEANAAASAVLVAMREHEKAIEVGERAVTLNPNSANALYTLGMVLNYAGRSEEALPLLRQAVRFNPVVPKYYHHFSTACRETGRYEEGIAALKTSLGRVPDDVLANVVLATLYVYAGREDEARAAVAEVRRIDPGFSLERFARGSPWKEGPKRDRFIDALRRAGLK; from the coding sequence ATGGGCACAAATGGTTTCAAACGCAAGCTCGCGGCCATCCTCAGCGCCGATGTGGCGGGGTACAGCCGCCTCATGGGCGAGGATGAGGCGGCAACGGTTAGGACCCTGGAAGCGTATCGGCGGGTCATCTCGGATTTGATCCAACAGCATCGCGGCCGCGTGGTGGATTCTCCCGGGGACAACATCCTGGCCGAATTCGTCAGCGTGGTGGATGCAGTGCAATGCGCTGTCTCGGCGCAAAAGGAGATCCAGGCCCGCAATACGGAACTGCCTGAAAACCGGAGAATGCAATTCCGCATCGGAATCAACCTGGGGGATGTGATCGAAGAGGGAGATCGCATCTACGGCGACGGCGTGAACATCGCAGCAAGGCTGGAATCCCTGGCCGACCCCGGGGGAATCTGTGTCTCCAAGACTGCTTTTGAACACATCGAGAGCAAGCTTCCGCTGGGGTATGAGTATCTTGGGGAACAGACCGTCAAGAATATCGCCAAACCCATATGCGCTTATAAGGTCCAGATGGAGCGAAGGGTGACCGTGAAGGATCATGCCGAGGCGAAGTCAAAGGGGGGCACGTGGCATAGGCCCTTGATCGTTGCCTTGGCAGGCGTTCTTCTGATCACTGTGGTTGCTGCGGCACTTTGGCAATTCGACTTTCTCCCGGTCCGCACGCGGGTGGACGATACTACGGTGCAACGGATGGCTTTCCCGTTGCCCGACAAGCCGTCCATCGCGGTGATGCCCTTCGTGAACATGACCGGAGAGCAGAGCCAGGACTTCTTCTGCGACGGGTTGAGCGAAAGCCTGATCGCGGCCCTTTCCAGGGTGCCGGAGCTTTTCGTCATCGGGCGGGATTCCACCTTCATCTACAAGGGAAGGGCGGCGCCGATGCGGCAGGTGAGCGAAGACCTCGGGGTGCGGTACGTTCTGGAGGGGAGCGTGCAGAGGGCCGGCGACCGGGTACGTGTCACGGCGCAGCTGATCGATGCCCTCAAGGGTCATCATCTCTGGTCGGAACGCTACGACCGGAACGTCAAGGACATTTTCGAGCTGCAGGACGAGATCTCCATGAAGATCCTCACCGAACTTCGCGTGAAGATCACCGAGGGCGAAGCAGCTCGCATACTGCCGAAGGGAACGAACAACCTGCAGGCCTACCTGAAGGTTCTCGAAGGGGAATGGTACAGGAATCAAAACAACAAGGAAGCGAACAACGTGGCAAAACGGCTATACCACGAAGCCGTGGAACTGGACCCGGCTTACGCGATGGCTTATGTTGGCTTGGCCAGGGCGCAGGGGTTCGATGTATGGCTCGGCGCCAGCAAATCGCCCAAAGAGACTCTCGCCGATGCAATGAAATCAGCCCGGAAGGCGATCGAATTGGACGATTCCTCAGCTGAGGCCAATGCCGCAGCCAGCGCGGTCCTTGTGGCAATGCGCGAGCATGAGAAGGCGATAGAGGTTGGAGAGCGGGCTGTGACGCTCAACCCCAACAGTGCCAATGCCCTCTACACCCTTGGTATGGTTCTGAACTATGCCGGGAGGAGCGAAGAAGCCCTTCCTCTGCTTCGACAGGCTGTTCGATTCAATCCCGTCGTCCCGAAGTACTACCACCATTTCAGCACCGCTTGCCGCGAAACCGGGCGGTATGAAGAGGGGATCGCCGCACTGAAGACATCACTTGGTCGAGTCCCCGACGATGTTCTTGCAAACGTTGTTCTGGCGACTCTTTATGTGTACGCAGGGCGTGAAGATGAGGCGCGGGCCGCCGTCGCGGAAGTCCGCCGCATAGACCCCGGGTTCTCCCTGGAAAGGTTCGCAAGGGGGTCCCCGTGGAAAGAAGGGCCAAAGAGGGATCGCTTCATTGACGCCCTCCGCAGGGCGGGGCTGAAGTAG
- the purN gene encoding phosphoribosylglycinamide formyltransferase has translation MLEGIRIGVLVSSKGNKLQAIIDACETGRIKGRVVFVCSDNPDAQALTRARRHGIPCLLVDYGAIRQMHHQKPAALQLPSDCDFDDIMTKQRLYSPEEMTRENLEFRMKTRVIAEAQMLREMAEYPFDLLVLAGFVRRLTPYFIERINRGAAIPRIMNLHPTLSPAFPGIDGYGQTLRYGCKVAGCTVHFVDYGVDSGPIIDQEAFKIQPGDTVSTVKQKGLELERELYPKCIRLYAEKRLSLGRSATGRLLVNILPGNA, from the coding sequence ATGCTCGAAGGTATTCGCATCGGAGTGCTTGTGTCAAGCAAGGGGAACAAGCTTCAGGCCATCATCGATGCGTGCGAAACGGGTCGCATCAAGGGCCGGGTCGTGTTCGTGTGCTCGGACAACCCCGATGCCCAGGCGCTCACTCGAGCCCGACGACACGGCATTCCCTGCCTCCTGGTCGATTACGGGGCCATCAGGCAGATGCACCACCAAAAGCCGGCAGCGCTTCAACTGCCGTCGGACTGTGATTTTGACGACATAATGACCAAGCAGAGGCTCTATTCCCCCGAGGAGATGACTCGCGAGAATCTCGAATTTCGCATGAAGACGCGAGTGATCGCCGAAGCGCAGATGCTCCGGGAAATGGCCGAGTATCCTTTCGATCTCCTGGTGCTTGCCGGATTCGTGCGAAGACTGACCCCCTATTTCATCGAGAGAATCAACCGCGGAGCCGCAATTCCCAGGATCATGAACCTGCACCCCACGCTTTCTCCCGCTTTCCCGGGCATAGACGGCTACGGACAGACGCTGCGCTACGGCTGCAAGGTGGCGGGCTGTACCGTGCATTTCGTGGATTATGGCGTGGACAGCGGTCCCATCATCGACCAGGAGGCCTTCAAGATCCAACCGGGCGATACCGTGAGCACCGTCAAACAGAAGGGACTCGAACTCGAACGCGAGCTCTATCCCAAATGCATCCGGCTTTACGCGGAAAAACGGCTCAGCCTGGGAAGGAGCGCCACGGGAAGGCTCCTTGTGAACATCCTGCCCGGAAATGCGTAG
- a CDS encoding cyclodeaminase/cyclohydrolase family protein → MNEPFLLALSKPEPSPGGGAAAAYSACLGLALLKKVINLELLRPEVSEELVSIWDDLLEQTEVAEEILERLLHEDSRAYVDFTEARSGGTEDSFSAALENLIDCPFKIMEQSCQGQGLISEAGKLCKRYLLSDLLVAGEFFLAAVQGACHIARTNLYLVPDDPSKEGPYAGTRDKILRLQNCCQDAYDMVQEQIRLRIRLGGSAPGSPAL, encoded by the coding sequence ATGAACGAGCCGTTTCTTCTCGCCCTGTCCAAACCGGAACCCTCGCCCGGGGGGGGAGCGGCCGCTGCGTACAGCGCGTGTCTGGGCCTCGCCCTTCTCAAAAAGGTGATCAACCTCGAACTCCTTCGTCCGGAGGTTTCTGAAGAGCTCGTCTCCATATGGGACGACCTGCTGGAACAGACGGAGGTCGCCGAGGAGATCCTGGAGCGGCTGCTCCACGAAGATTCGAGGGCTTACGTGGATTTTACCGAAGCAAGGTCCGGCGGCACGGAGGACTCGTTCTCCGCGGCCCTGGAAAACCTCATTGACTGTCCTTTCAAAATCATGGAACAGTCCTGTCAGGGCCAGGGGCTCATTTCCGAGGCGGGAAAGCTCTGCAAGCGATATCTTCTTTCAGACCTGCTGGTTGCGGGGGAATTCTTCCTGGCGGCGGTGCAGGGGGCATGTCACATTGCACGTACCAATCTCTATCTTGTTCCCGACGACCCATCCAAGGAGGGGCCGTACGCCGGAACGAGGGACAAGATTCTTCGGCTGCAGAACTGCTGTCAGGACGCTTACGACATGGTTCAGGAACAGATCCGGCTGAGAATCAGGCTGGGCGGGAGCGCGCCCGGCAGCCCCGCGCTCTGA
- a CDS encoding YegP family protein, translating into MAGWYEVSESAKGQFRFVLKAGNGEIILTSELYKTKASALNGIASVRTNCASDERYEKKEAENGKFYFNLKAANHEVIGTSQMYASKGSRDDGIASVKANGAATTTKEVV; encoded by the coding sequence ATGGCAGGATGGTATGAAGTGAGCGAAAGCGCCAAAGGTCAGTTCCGTTTTGTTCTCAAGGCAGGCAACGGTGAAATCATCCTCACCAGCGAGCTGTACAAGACCAAAGCCTCGGCCCTGAACGGCATCGCCTCGGTTCGGACGAATTGCGCTTCGGACGAGCGCTACGAGAAAAAGGAAGCCGAAAACGGCAAGTTCTACTTCAACCTCAAGGCGGCCAATCACGAGGTCATCGGTACAAGCCAGATGTATGCATCCAAGGGGTCGCGGGATGACGGGATCGCCTCGGTCAAGGCGAACGGCGCGGCAACGACCACCAAAGAAGTCGTCTGA
- a CDS encoding methyltransferase domain-containing protein: MDMTFTPEDRKRIEDEIGRKYRKVALSPEGSFRYPTGRAGLEGQNYDPEIIEALPEDVLASYCGVGNPFSLGRIRKGERILDIGCGAGVDAIVAGVMTGPAGAVVGLDLTPEMLERARRNLSRTSLKNVSFVEGSAENLPFPEASFDVVISNGAFNLVPDKLQALREVIRVLKPNGRFMMADQVLTTEPPSDAKSMVETWAGURGGAIPGKDFLAMMHEAGLTAVKLVAETGFDSSSVTRGVLFRAEKPATPIA; encoded by the coding sequence ATGGACATGACGTTCACTCCTGAAGACAGGAAACGGATCGAAGACGAAATCGGTCGCAAATACCGCAAAGTCGCCCTCAGCCCCGAGGGTTCCTTCAGGTACCCCACCGGCCGCGCGGGGTTGGAGGGACAGAACTATGACCCCGAAATCATCGAGGCGCTGCCCGAGGATGTTCTTGCCTCGTACTGCGGGGTCGGAAACCCGTTTTCCCTGGGACGGATCCGCAAGGGGGAGCGTATTCTGGACATAGGCTGCGGCGCCGGCGTGGATGCGATCGTCGCCGGAGTCATGACCGGCCCCGCGGGGGCGGTTGTGGGCCTGGATCTCACACCCGAAATGCTCGAGCGGGCCAGGCGGAACCTGAGCAGGACTTCACTCAAGAATGTGAGCTTTGTCGAAGGTTCCGCGGAAAATCTGCCTTTCCCGGAAGCGAGCTTCGACGTGGTCATCTCGAACGGGGCCTTTAATCTCGTGCCCGACAAGCTGCAAGCGCTTCGGGAGGTGATCAGGGTGCTCAAGCCCAACGGGCGTTTCATGATGGCGGACCAGGTCCTGACAACCGAACCGCCCTCCGATGCGAAATCCATGGTCGAAACCTGGGCCGGGTGACGTGGAGGAGCCATACCGGGAAAGGATTTCCTGGCAATGATGCACGAGGCCGGATTGACGGCCGTGAAACTGGTCGCCGAGACGGGGTTCGACAGTTCCTCGGTAACGAGAGGGGTGCTGTTTCGAGCCGAGAAGCCCGCGACCCCGATTGCCTGA
- a CDS encoding hybrid sensor histidine kinase/response regulator, with the protein MFRTINSKFYLIAVLLLLLFGIGYTEVAIFLDRQAKGVQRGLGASAIDIEIQALKGTFWEVRFWEKAVLAQKHPEADKRFGELMHVTRKRIEELSLGSFSSVLAEPVARISLLLSEYETSFTRLMQLKTEQRMNQTDFAANEQALVSSVLMGGEMGLMKPLFNLARFHGSYLQHHRDSEYQALGAVLDSMAARLSDSSAGDGRVKTYLTKYRNHLDRDFALENELDVINRRFDTLSIELSDLFTSISRKTGGLSMAEAQSVADMRNLLNKSLFISAVCGVAMLFLILRILARKLVNPIKAISSVVSQVQAGNLDARFVSRDRDDITDLGLTFNSMLDTIKRNNQHLVSYKLDLERKIRELANSEEELRKHRDHLGELVDERTAELGAAIKELKLEMAERAQAEKALRESREVYRTLIETIPYGVQEVDLSGWIIFTNPAHDAIFGYSHAEMLGMNTIDLVIEGADRGLLRQFFTSGAAQQPPPSTRMFRSATKDGRVIDLQVDWNYKRNELGTVVGFISVITDVSERRKLEARLRQAQKMEAIGTLAGGIAHDFNNILTPIIGYTELALARMGSAEHAQRDLHQVLKAAQRAKDLVNQILAVSRHDREQERTAGDVSTIVEEALKLLRALIPSTIEVRQNLDPGIALVDATQIHQVLINLCTNASHAMNGTGVLDVSLTGVQIGNPGSAHIPDLDPGSYLRLRVADTGPGMDAATLERIFDPYFTTKAVGKGSGLGLAVVHGIVKRHRGAVTVRSRLGQGSIFDVYIPKIEDLPKEAADVSRELPTGTERILLVDDEQIVVDVGTGMLEELGYRVEAVTDSEQALKTFRARPEDFDLIITDYTMPNLTGTGLVREVFKTRADMPVILCTGFSEQVTEEMAKSMGIMEFAMKPLDWTRLAQMVRRVLDAQKDS; encoded by the coding sequence ATGTTCAGGACGATAAACAGCAAATTCTATCTCATAGCGGTTCTGCTGTTGTTGCTGTTCGGCATCGGATACACGGAGGTGGCGATCTTTCTGGACCGGCAGGCGAAAGGCGTCCAGCGTGGTCTCGGCGCAAGCGCGATCGATATTGAAATCCAGGCCCTCAAGGGCACGTTCTGGGAGGTCCGTTTCTGGGAGAAGGCGGTACTCGCTCAGAAACACCCCGAAGCGGACAAGCGGTTCGGCGAGCTCATGCACGTCACGCGAAAGCGTATCGAGGAACTCAGTCTCGGGTCTTTTTCGAGCGTTCTGGCCGAGCCGGTTGCCAGGATCAGCCTCCTCCTGTCGGAGTACGAGACCTCTTTCACCCGCCTGATGCAGTTGAAAACCGAGCAGCGGATGAATCAGACGGATTTCGCGGCCAACGAGCAGGCACTCGTTTCATCCGTTCTCATGGGCGGGGAGATGGGCCTCATGAAACCGCTGTTCAACCTGGCCCGCTTTCACGGAAGTTATCTGCAGCACCACCGGGATTCGGAATACCAGGCCCTCGGGGCGGTTCTGGATTCGATGGCGGCAAGGCTCTCCGATTCTTCAGCCGGTGACGGCCGCGTGAAAACGTATCTGACAAAATACCGCAATCACCTGGACCGTGACTTTGCGCTGGAGAATGAGCTCGATGTGATCAACCGGCGTTTCGACACGCTGAGCATCGAACTGAGCGACCTTTTCACGAGCATTTCAAGGAAGACCGGCGGGCTGTCGATGGCGGAGGCCCAGTCGGTTGCCGACATGAGGAATCTGCTCAATAAATCGCTGTTCATCTCGGCGGTCTGCGGCGTGGCGATGCTGTTTCTTATTTTGCGGATCCTGGCGCGAAAACTGGTGAATCCGATCAAGGCGATCTCCTCCGTTGTCTCGCAGGTCCAGGCGGGTAACCTGGATGCGCGTTTCGTTTCCCGGGACCGCGACGACATCACGGATTTGGGATTGACCTTCAACAGCATGCTGGACACCATCAAGCGCAACAACCAGCACCTGGTTTCATACAAACTCGACCTGGAAAGAAAAATTCGGGAGTTGGCCAACTCCGAGGAGGAACTCCGCAAGCACCGCGATCATCTCGGAGAACTGGTGGACGAACGGACCGCGGAACTGGGCGCGGCCATCAAGGAACTGAAGTTGGAGATGGCGGAACGCGCACAGGCGGAGAAGGCGCTGCGGGAGAGTCGGGAAGTCTACCGCACGCTCATCGAGACCATCCCCTACGGGGTACAGGAGGTGGACCTGTCCGGGTGGATCATTTTCACCAACCCGGCACACGATGCCATCTTCGGTTATTCCCACGCCGAGATGCTCGGAATGAACACCATCGATCTGGTCATCGAAGGGGCCGACCGCGGCCTGCTCAGGCAGTTCTTCACCTCCGGAGCGGCCCAGCAGCCGCCGCCGAGCACGCGCATGTTCAGGAGCGCCACCAAGGACGGCCGGGTCATCGATCTCCAGGTGGACTGGAATTACAAGCGAAACGAACTCGGAACGGTGGTGGGATTCATCTCCGTCATCACGGACGTGTCCGAGCGCAGAAAGCTCGAAGCCCGCCTCCGGCAGGCGCAGAAGATGGAGGCCATAGGCACGTTGGCAGGTGGAATCGCCCATGATTTCAACAACATTTTGACGCCCATCATCGGCTACACGGAATTGGCCCTGGCGCGGATGGGCTCCGCCGAGCACGCGCAGCGGGATTTGCACCAGGTGCTCAAGGCGGCTCAACGGGCCAAGGATCTCGTGAACCAGATATTGGCCGTGAGCCGTCACGATCGAGAGCAGGAGCGAACGGCCGGGGATGTGAGCACGATCGTCGAAGAGGCGCTCAAGCTCTTGAGAGCCTTGATTCCAAGCACCATCGAGGTCAGGCAGAATCTCGATCCAGGCATAGCGCTGGTGGACGCGACTCAAATCCACCAGGTGTTGATCAATTTGTGCACCAACGCCTCTCATGCCATGAACGGCACGGGAGTGCTCGACGTCAGCCTGACCGGGGTCCAGATCGGGAACCCCGGTTCCGCGCACATTCCGGATCTCGATCCGGGATCGTACCTGCGGCTGAGGGTTGCGGACACCGGGCCTGGAATGGATGCGGCCACCCTGGAGCGCATCTTCGATCCCTATTTCACCACCAAGGCGGTGGGCAAGGGGAGCGGGCTGGGACTGGCGGTCGTGCACGGGATCGTCAAGCGACACAGAGGTGCCGTCACGGTCCGCAGCCGCCTGGGGCAGGGCAGCATCTTCGACGTGTATATTCCGAAAATCGAGGACCTGCCGAAGGAAGCGGCGGACGTCAGCCGGGAATTGCCCACCGGCACCGAGCGGATACTCCTGGTGGACGACGAACAGATCGTGGTTGACGTGGGCACGGGGATGCTCGAGGAACTGGGGTATCGGGTCGAGGCCGTGACGGACAGCGAGCAGGCGCTGAAAACCTTCCGGGCCAGGCCGGAAGACTTCGATCTCATCATCACCGACTACACGATGCCGAACCTGACCGGGACCGGCCTTGTCCGGGAGGTCTTCAAGACGCGGGCGGACATGCCGGTCATCCTTTGTACCGGCTTCAGCGAGCAGGTCACCGAAGAAATGGCCAAGAGCATGGGGATCATGGAATTCGCCATGAAGCCCCTGGATTGGACGCGCCTGGCTCAGATGGTTCGTCGCGTGCTCGACGCGCAAAAGGATTCGTGA
- a CDS encoding substrate-binding domain-containing protein yields the protein MKALSNAFFGRMKTGARNCASLRGIAPEVFGIERESDVEHQIAIVDNLIARGFRAIAIAPADSRKLFPVCKKALDKGVIVINIDNPFRKATLAEHGISIPFVGSDNVRG from the coding sequence ATGAAGGCGCTGTCGAATGCCTTTTTCGGCAGAATGAAGACCGGCGCAAGGAATTGCGCGTCGCTTCGCGGGATTGCGCCGGAGGTGTTTGGAATCGAAAGGGAAAGCGATGTGGAGCACCAGATTGCCATTGTGGACAATCTGATCGCTCGAGGCTTCCGTGCCATCGCCATCGCCCCGGCGGATTCCAGGAAGTTGTTTCCCGTCTGCAAGAAAGCTCTGGACAAAGGCGTCATCGTGATCAACATCGACAATCCCTTCCGCAAGGCGACTTTGGCGGAGCACGGCATATCGATTCCTTTCGTGGGATCGGACAACGTCAGGGGCTGA
- a CDS encoding PAS domain-containing protein, with protein MTHQKTYDDAEKIMICQGDIDYQGIVKHINDGVVIIREGIVVFANTAFYEMAQRGPEEVISVDFARFIAPGNREEVTSYLTERLFSAGLSDRIEFVMPRTDGEAIIEMKVNVVECGGSPAILGALTDITERRKTRLELQRIKARFESIIHSMNEVVVSLSPTDYSILAINPAAEALYGVPLRDFASGENQLMSFVHPDDRQKVHQFYRNMPEAEFDELQYRVISSNRRVKWVRDEGHVVYSDKGTIRRIDHVIRDITEEKRASDALKLSEARYRDFFESTSDMAYAVTPQGDFIDINEAGLKLLGFESLDEAIESNVSDSYVDLSQRTGLLEELYEKGYVEGKHIKLKNKAGEVFEVAVTARAKTDESGRLLYYDGIVHNITRALEDQRNRVLRNAAGGLCHYLNTHLMQLSNSKDAIGEEIESLGTLIEEHARGENPRETAERMKEIVESMQFFHAGVSEAYKKISEVTMAFNKAFLYREESYLTSTILDIFKAYGYEGDDLK; from the coding sequence ATGACACATCAGAAAACTTACGACGATGCGGAGAAGATCATGATCTGCCAGGGTGACATCGATTACCAGGGCATCGTGAAGCACATCAACGACGGCGTCGTCATCATCAGGGAAGGGATTGTCGTATTTGCCAATACGGCGTTTTACGAGATGGCGCAGCGCGGCCCGGAGGAGGTCATTTCGGTGGATTTCGCCCGGTTCATCGCGCCGGGCAACCGGGAGGAAGTGACGAGCTACCTTACCGAGCGGCTTTTCAGCGCGGGTCTTTCCGACCGGATCGAATTCGTCATGCCGAGAACGGATGGTGAGGCAATCATCGAAATGAAGGTGAACGTGGTGGAGTGCGGGGGGAGCCCCGCGATACTCGGAGCCCTGACCGATATTACCGAGCGCCGCAAGACCCGCCTCGAACTGCAGCGAATCAAGGCGCGGTTCGAGAGCATTATCCATTCCATGAATGAAGTCGTGGTTTCCCTGTCACCGACCGACTACTCGATTCTTGCGATCAATCCCGCCGCCGAGGCGCTCTACGGGGTCCCGCTCAGGGATTTTGCAAGCGGCGAGAACCAGCTCATGAGCTTCGTGCACCCGGACGACCGGCAGAAAGTGCATCAATTTTACCGGAACATGCCCGAGGCGGAATTCGACGAGCTCCAGTACAGGGTGATCAGCAGCAACCGGAGGGTGAAATGGGTTCGGGATGAAGGACACGTCGTTTATTCGGACAAGGGGACCATCCGCAGAATCGATCACGTGATCAGGGATATCACCGAGGAGAAGAGGGCGAGCGACGCGCTCAAGCTGAGCGAGGCGAGATACCGGGATTTCTTCGAATCGACCAGCGATATGGCCTATGCCGTGACTCCGCAGGGAGACTTCATCGACATCAACGAAGCGGGTCTGAAGCTTCTGGGCTTTGAGAGCCTCGACGAGGCGATCGAGAGCAACGTCTCCGATTCCTACGTGGATCTTTCGCAGAGAACCGGACTACTGGAGGAGCTCTACGAGAAAGGCTATGTCGAGGGAAAGCACATCAAGCTCAAGAACAAGGCCGGCGAGGTCTTCGAAGTTGCGGTCACGGCACGGGCCAAGACCGACGAATCAGGGAGGCTCCTCTACTACGACGGCATCGTGCACAACATCACCAGGGCCCTGGAAGACCAGAGAAACCGGGTCTTGCGCAACGCGGCGGGAGGCCTGTGCCATTATCTCAACACACACCTGATGCAGCTCAGCAATTCCAAGGACGCCATCGGCGAGGAGATCGAATCCCTGGGAACGCTCATCGAGGAACATGCCCGCGGGGAGAACCCGAGGGAAACGGCGGAACGGATGAAGGAAATCGTGGAGAGCATGCAGTTTTTCCATGCGGGTGTTTCGGAGGCCTACAAGAAGATTTCCGAGGTGACCATGGCGTTCAACAAGGCGTTCCTCTATCGCGAAGAGTCCTACCTGACGAGCACGATCCTCGACATCTTCAAAGCCTACGGGTACGAAGGAGACGACTTGAAATAG